In Nocardia sp. NBC_01327, the genomic stretch GGCCGTCCTTGCTGAACTTGTGCTCGGTATCGCGGTCGCGGGCGACCACCTGGCGCTCGATATCGGCGAAGTCCAGATGCGGCCCGCGCGCGATCTTGTTCATGCCCGCAACAAGATCCGTGAGATTGTCGGCCACCACGAAGTCGACGCCGTGCTTCTTGAACGCCTCTACCGGGCCCGGCGCACCCTTGGCGACCCGGCTCTTGAGCGTGAGTTTCAGGTCCTTGCCGGTGATATCGGGGTTCTGCTCCGATCCGGAGAGCGCGAACTCCTTCTCGATGATCGACTGATCGAGGATGAACCACGAGTAGTCGTAGCCGGTGGACAGGATCTGCTTCATGGTGGCGTTGGTGTCGAAACCCGGGAAACACGGTGCGGGCATGCGCTTTCCATTGGCGTCGAACCACAGTGAGGACGGCCCCGGAATGATGCGGATAGCGTGATCGGGCCAGACCGGGTTCCAGTTGTGGATGCCTTCGGTGTAGTGCCACATGCGATCCCGGTTCACGATGCGCCCGCCGGCGGCCTCGGTGATGCCGAGCATGCGCCCGTCCACATGGGCGGGTACACCCGAAATCATATGCTCCGGGCAGGGTCCCAGCCGATCCGTCGGCCAGTTGGCGCGAATGAGATCGTGATTGTGCCCGATGCCGCCCGAGGTGACGATGACCGCCTGGGCGGCAATCTCGAACTCGCTCACGATATTCCGGGACGAGGCCACGCCGCGTTCGGCATCGGAGGGTTCGAGCACACTGCCGCGCACGCCGGTCACGACCTCCCCGGTGACCACGAGTTCGTCGACGCGGTGCCGGAAGGCGAATCCGACCTGCCCGCGCTTCTCGGCCGCGAGCACCGGCTCCAGGAATACCCGCACCACCTCCGGCCCGGTGCCCCAGGTGAGGTGGAAGCGCGGTACGGAATTGCCGTGGCCGTCGGCGAACTCACCGCCGCGTTCGGCCCACCCGACCAGCGGCGTCACCCGCAGCCCGAGGTCGTACAGGTACTGCCGTTTCTCCCCGGCGGCGAATTCGACATAGGCCCTGGCCCACTGGCGACCCCAGTGGTCCTCGTCCTCGCGGTCGAAGCCGGCCGAGCCGAGCCAGTCCTGCATGGCCAGCTCGAGGGAATCCTTCACCCCCAGTCGCCGCTGTTCGGGACTGTCCACGAAGAACAGGCCGCCCAGCGACCAGAACGCCTGCCCGCCCAGGTTGGCGCGGTTCTCCTGATCCACCACCAGTACCCGGCGACCCGCCTTGACCAGTTCGTGCGTGGCGACGAGACCGGCCAGACCGGCGCCGACGACGATGACATCCGGGTTCTCGATCATGCCCATTCCCTAGGGTTGTAGAAACTCGATACACGACTGTATCGAACTTGTCTGTCGGTCGGACATGGCATGGTCTGAGTGTGCCGATTTCCTCAAGCGGGATCCCGACCCTGACCGTCGCTGCGGCGCGTCGCACCGCCCTGGCCGCCCAGGGGTTCGCCGCGGCCCGGCCCAGCGCTCCCGCGACGCGGCGGACGGTGTGGAAAGCGCTGGAGAGCACGAAGCTATTGCAGCTCGATTCGGTGTCCGCGGTGGTGCGGGCGCACTACGCGCCGGTGTTCAGCCGGATCGGCGCCTACGACACCGCACTGCTGGACGAGGCCGCCTGGAGCGATACCGCGCGCCGTCCGCGCAAGCTCGTCGAATACTGGGCGCACGAGGCGGCGCTGATTCCGGTGCAGGATTGGGCGCTCATGCGCTGGCGCATGGTGGAGTACCGGCACGGGCGCTGGAACGGTATGCGGCAAGTGACACAGCGCAATCCGGGGCTCGCCGATGATGTCAAGGGTGTGCTGAAGGAGTTCGGCGCGAGCACCGCGGGGGAGATCGAGCGCCATCTGGAACTGGATCGTCCACGGTCCAAGGATCATTGGGGCTGGAACTACAGCGATACCAAGGTGGTGTGCGAGGCGCTGTTCGCGGCGGGGGAGGTCTCCGCACCCAAACGCGTTGGCTTCCAACGGCATTACGATCTGTCCGAGCGCGTCATTCCGCCCGAGGTGTACGCGCGCGAGATCGACGAGGCCGACGCCGTCCGGGAACTGGTCCGCAGGGCCGCGGCCGCGCACGGCATCGGCACCGAAACCGATCTGCGCGACTACTACCGGCTGAACCGCCGTCAGACCGAACCCGCCATCGCGGATCTGCTCGACGCGGGTGAGCTCACCCAGGTCGCCGTGGCGGGCTGGGACAAACCGGCCTATCTGCACACCGAAGCGCGCACCCCGCGCGGTATCACCGGGGCGGCGCTGCTGTGCCCCTTCGATCCGCTGATCTTCTTCCGCGCCCGCACCGAGCGCCTCTTCGATTTCCACTACCGCATCGAGATCTACACGCCGGAACACAAACGCGTGCACGGCTATTACGTCTTCCCGTTCCTGCTCGACGGTGAACTGGTCGGCCGGGTCGACCTACGCGCGGACCGCAATACCGGGGTGCTGCGGGTGCCCGGCGCCTTCGCCGAACCCGGCCACAACAATGCCCGGGTGGTGGCGGAACTTGCTGGGGCGCTGCGGGAAATGGCCGATTGGCTCGCGCTGGACACCTTCGAGGTGGGGGAGCGCGGCGATCTCGCGCCCGCGCTGAGGCGCGAGCTGAGCTCGCGCCTGCGCGTCTAACCGGGATGCTTCGTCAGAACGGGCCGTCGGTGTAGGCGTTGAGCACAATGCCCTTGCGGCCGTCGCCGGTGCACTCGATGGTCATGGGCATGAGCGGGCGCGGCGAGTCGCCCAC encodes the following:
- a CDS encoding FAD-binding dehydrogenase — encoded protein: MIENPDVIVVGAGLAGLVATHELVKAGRRVLVVDQENRANLGGQAFWSLGGLFFVDSPEQRRLGVKDSLELAMQDWLGSAGFDREDEDHWGRQWARAYVEFAAGEKRQYLYDLGLRVTPLVGWAERGGEFADGHGNSVPRFHLTWGTGPEVVRVFLEPVLAAEKRGQVGFAFRHRVDELVVTGEVVTGVRGSVLEPSDAERGVASSRNIVSEFEIAAQAVIVTSGGIGHNHDLIRANWPTDRLGPCPEHMISGVPAHVDGRMLGITEAAGGRIVNRDRMWHYTEGIHNWNPVWPDHAIRIIPGPSSLWFDANGKRMPAPCFPGFDTNATMKQILSTGYDYSWFILDQSIIEKEFALSGSEQNPDITGKDLKLTLKSRVAKGAPGPVEAFKKHGVDFVVADNLTDLVAGMNKIARGPHLDFADIERQVVARDRDTEHKFSKDGQLMAIGNARRYLGDKLGRVATPHKILDPAHGPLIAVRLNILTRKTLGGLQTNLDSQVMRPDGTAFEGLYAAGEVAGFGGGGVHGYNALEGTFLGGCIFSGRAAGRALGRTLK
- a CDS encoding winged helix-turn-helix domain-containing protein; this translates as MPTLTVAAARRTALAAQGFAAARPSAPATRRTVWKALESTKLLQLDSVSAVVRAHYAPVFSRIGAYDTALLDEAAWSDTARRPRKLVEYWAHEAALIPVQDWALMRWRMVEYRHGRWNGMRQVTQRNPGLADDVKGVLKEFGASTAGEIERHLELDRPRSKDHWGWNYSDTKVVCEALFAAGEVSAPKRVGFQRHYDLSERVIPPEVYAREIDEADAVRELVRRAAAAHGIGTETDLRDYYRLNRRQTEPAIADLLDAGELTQVAVAGWDKPAYLHTEARTPRGITGAALLCPFDPLIFFRARTERLFDFHYRIEIYTPEHKRVHGYYVFPFLLDGELVGRVDLRADRNTGVLRVPGAFAEPGHNNARVVAELAGALREMADWLALDTFEVGERGDLAPALRRELSSRLRV